The Alnus glutinosa chromosome 1, dhAlnGlut1.1, whole genome shotgun sequence region ttgtcactgccttcattagtggtttcaacatgataaccatttaaacgaatatctttaaaactgattaaatttcttctagatttagaagaatacaaagcatcatcaatacaaaattttgttccttttggcaATATGATATTCGCTATTCCAGAgccttcaattaggtttgatgaacctgatattgtattgacactagctttgtttaatattaagtattgaaaatattttttatctctaagaattgtgTGCGTTGTACAACTGTCTGCTAGACACAAATCTTCACCAATCATCTTGAAATTAATCATTCCATCAGTATGACCATACCTCCatatgtaaataaaataaatattaaatttcaaaaataaaataacaaatacaattaaaattgaCAATATAACATAATGAAAACGTATATATATTACTACAGGATTATTATGATTAGCAAAATTCATTTCaatccatttttctttctcttttatggatGCTTGATATAAGTCTATCAGATGTTTAGGCGTACGGCAGGTACACGACAAATGTCCTTTCATACTACATCTGTAACATTTATCGATCTTCATAGTTCTTTGTAGGTTTATtctgtaaacctttgtttttatattctttcaCCTCAGTGTGGTTCCACTTTTGGTGGAaatgaacatttcttttgtaagaattatgagtacgttcccattgacctatatatatacatatatatatatatatatatatatatatatatatatatatatatatatatatatatatatatatatatatatatatatatatattttctatcacGTCCACGTCCACGATCATGGTTTCCTTTATTACCATGAAATGAGGTTCTATTTGCTTCAGGAAATGGTGTAGAACTTGTTGGACGAGAttggtgatttttcattaatagctcgttgttttgctcagccactagaagacaagatattagttcagaatattttgtgaaattacgctctcgatattgctgctgcaggagcacattcgaggcataaaatatgatatatatcatcataagtGACTTTTTCATCATACAGTTTTAACTGTGAGCTAATTTTAAAGAATGCAACTTCAGGTGCATCCAACTATAATAAGCTTTTTGGGAGGATAATTGTCTTCTAGTACTCGTATCTCTCCCTTAAATTATTTCACAAGGTCAAGGGATCTTTTATTATaaggtactcatttttttttaattcatcatgCAGATAATggcgaagaaaaattattgctttagcGCGATCCTGTtgggatgcttgattttcatttttaatagttCATATTAATCTCACATAGATCATAAAATTCACatgttataatatgattcttaaaacattaaaaatttgtaagcatatgttagaatgttaattaagaaactaaataataagattactaaatcttaaagagacttacaatgaattaagaatatcccacggatagcttttgatgttgaagatcaaaagaacacaacaactAGATAGAGCTTCGTGCTGATAACGTGTTgttaaatcaaagaaaataacaagacaagataaagaaattgtaaatatgaaactagttcttcaagAACTATGTATTTATTACTCACTAGCTTATAACCCGCCCTATGAGtggacttttttttattattattacaattgATTTGAAAAGTTTTAAAAGATTATTagtaatcaattttcttttcccactcatttaactaattgttaccaaaaaatatataaaaaaattgtttataagatcattttgaacaacaattttttattcaatagtATAAACGCAagtattaaataaatttaaaaattcataaagtttaatctcattaaaaaactataaaaacaaatcataattCATTATAGAACCTTGAAAGCTAATGTCGGCCATCAATTAAGAATGTAAACAATGtacattaccaaaaaaaaaaaaaacaattcgtTATACTTTGTACCAAAAACAATGATAAGaaactctatctctctctcaccatcatttctttgaattcaatgtaaaatttacagaaaaaataaaaataaaaagaagaagaagaagaatagaaatGGTAGTacagaaaaagaatagaaacgATTTTGTTAAGAGTAAATGCAATCCATGTCTATCAATGGAACAAAGCCAAATCAATAATAAAAGCTCTTGCCACTTATCACTCATGTTAAAGTATAATTATCCCTCAATTAATGCATACCTATACCAAGTTGAAAATACTGTTATTAGATTCTCTATCCAAATTTTACTGTCACCCTAATACAGAATTCATCcaatgaaaacagaaaacaaacaaacaaattaagaaaattttatcgaaaatagaaaaatcaagaaaagcTTGAAAAAACTGGAAGAACATACTTTGTTATCAATAAAATTTTCtaagaaaacaaccaaaacaaaagtaacaacagaaaaataaaaataattgacttttaaaaagaaaaagaaaaagaaaatctcatATTTCCCAACTCAGAGAGACTTCCAATCAAAATACGGACCTTTTGAGCTTGGTATAGGCCCTAATcgaagagagaggagaagaataAACATATCGAAAGCTCCAAGTCAGAGAGCTTTCTTTCCTATTCAAAAACACGAATGTTAAATACGGCCATGTAGCTTATTACATAATTACAGACATTATGCTTTGGTTTGGAAACAATAGCacaacaaccaaaacaaatcATTCAACTGTTTTGCTTGGTACTCTGCCACCGAAGAGGGTACTCTGTTTTGCTTCAATTCAACTGAATTTTATTGAGAATAAAATCCTTTAGGAATTCAAGGAATTACAATATCAGCACACTGAATTCATTAACTTCCTAGCTATAATTCTTTCTTACATGTTGAACTTGTGTATTCAGATCATAGAGAGAAGGTTCTCGCTTAATTTGATGTATAAGAAAGTTATAACATAATAGAATAGAAGGCAATCTTTCATTCAATAGTcttacatattaattttttcattacaTCAACGAAATAATCTCtacataattttcatatttcaCTGTAAAAATCTCTGCATAAACTATCACGGAAATATCAAATCATGACTTCAATCCAATTACCATTTGCTGTTCatgggaagagagagagagagagagagagaacatgtCCTGTTAATGAGTTTCAAACAGCAATGGATATGAGTTGATAAGAGAAGAGAgcataaaagaaaagacaatagaagaaaaaagatgagaggaaaaaaaaaaaactaagcggagagagaagagaagaatatACATACCGAAAGCCCCAAATGAGCGTTACAAATTGTCCCCTTTCAATTCTGAAGCAAGTGTAGAAATTGTTAGGATTACCTTTGATAATTTCATGCTTGAAACTTAGGAAAAATCACCGGAAAACTCTTCTAAATTACCGTGCGTGTCTAgcagcttttatatatatatatctccctTAATTAGACACAAAAATGAAGTAATATTCAACGAAAACAAACCGGTTCTCTTGAAAAGAGGCTCTGCTAGCGCTGGTTGAGTTTGTAATAGTGGAACCTCATCATGATTATCTGCAGCTGCTACTCCCATGGCTTCCAAGCAACAAAGTTGTAGCTAATTTTATGAACAGCTCCCCGAAAAGAAACTTAGTTTATAGATTATACGATTGCCAGAAAGTCAGAGTCCAGTTTCATGAATCCTCCCTTCAGAAAAATCAATCCATAATCAAGGCTCAACCGTAACACCTAGCCGTGAATCACAAATCCAACAATCAGCAAACCAAAACTCATTTCATATTTCAataaccaaaaagaatcaagagACATTGTTAGGATTATCTGTGATAATTTCATGCTTGAAACTTAAGAAAAATCACCGGAAAACTCTTCTAAATCACCCACCGGAAGGTCATCAACGGAACAGTCCACCAATTACCAAAGGGGAACTTCAAAAGAAGAAATCACATGGCCACAACCATTTCCACACGCCGGAAAATCACTGGCAACAACCTGGTGTCGTTGGAAACGGCCACAACTTCGCCGGAGACACCTCAAAATACCACAGAAGTCGCCAGCCAAACATGGGTTTTCTTCCAAGATAAAGAAGGGAAAGagtaaagaagaaagagagggagacagAACATCCGTGACATttaagagagagaagggagggACGGTGGGGAAGAAAACGTTTGGGTTTGgagagagaaggaagagaagaaaacgTTTGGGTTTGgcagaatttatttatttattttttgttatcaaAACACATGCACATTAAAAACCGGTTCAGTTTTTACAATTGccggttcatgccacgtgttaGAGTATAGGTTCTCTTTTAGGAAAAactcagcttttatatatatattttttacctgtctattttattttgtctcTCTGCATCTTGTTGAGTGTTGGCACTTTTAATTTTTCCATGTTACGGAACTAGAAATTCTAGTGTCCCCGAGTTGATTGCCATATTTTTCTACTTGTTTGTCatccaaaattttaatttgtaagaacgagttacttttttttttcttttttaatagatacTTGAAAATGAAATTACAACAACTACACGAGCTGGGTACcccaagaaaaaacaaaatctatgaATGAAATTACGCGGGCCTAATGATCACGGCACAAATGCCAAGAACCCAAACCACCAGTAAAGATAGTCAAAGATGGAAACCGAGCCCATAAGACCCGATCATCAATTGTGTAACAAACACAAGCACAGAGAGGGGTTACAAAATTAAAAGCCCATGAATACAcgtatataaaataaaagcaacaacaagaccacaacaacaacaaatgaaTGGCGGTGGAACAAAGAATGGGAGTTCCCGGAAGTGGCGCGTGCAAGCCACGCAACCACCCTAGTGGACCTCTCTCCAATTGCAATTGCCATGAACGGCCACGGACCACCGACCGCAGAGTCAAGTGGAGGAGGAGACCCGGTTTAAAGCTTGGACACGCCGACGCGTGCAAATCACGCGCCAGTGTGTGGAGTTCCAGGGAAGCTGATTCTGGTGCCAATGGAGGTGGAGGACGATGGCGAAGCGGATGGAGAGGCGCGTGTACTGTGAAAAGTGGCGGAGAGTCATAGAACTAGAATAAAAAATTTCGATCCAAAAATCAAGCCAAAAAAACACACAGAACACAAGGGATGGAGGGGAAGACCGGTAGATGCGCTGTTGTGGTGTAGAAAAGTAACATAAGGCTAAAACAAGATCCagcaagagaaatgctagatcaAGCTGAAGCAGGATAAATGCTTCTCCGGAGGAAGAAGCAAGGGCCGCAATGGAGGCAGTGTCAGATGGGGGAAAAGGGAGAAAGGGAAGAGGGAAAAAAGTGAAGGGAGAGAGGCTTTCCTCCCATGGCGACGGGTTGTTTCTTTTGACAATgtaattccaattttttttgcaTAATAGCTTGAGAGGCCTCAATCAAGTGCATTTAAGAGTGCAACCTAGCTTCAGACACCATGTCTAGCCAGTTTCTTGGACTTGAGGGAAAGAGTTGCTCTGAATTTGAGGGAGACTTCCAAACCTTGGATTGATCATGCTATTTCTATCTTTCCCCTtccttttcttcatttcttttcccATTTATATTGTGGTTTACTGAAAATTTACTCAGGACTTACACATGTAAAACAACTCGATGTAATGCTTAATGAACAGCTTTtatactgaaaataaaaatttaacccTGCTTGGTACATTCTGAAGCATGATGATAAACTTAATACCGGAACTGTCCAAAGCAATCTAAGATTGTGCATCCATACCTCCTTTTGCTGTTCGGCATTGCAACACAAAATCTTAAGACAAAAAAAGTAATGATAGTTAGTTCACTGCAATACAATTTTTGATGATATGACAGTGAAAATTAGTTATTGGATCCACActtgagaacaaaaaaaaaaagaagctaatttTCACTGCCATGTCATTCATTCCAGTTATATGTCAGTcgtataatagtctactaaataacattactcgaCAAATAATTGTACTAGACAATCGGGCCTATGTTCCCCAATCTGCAGCCACATCTCATTTGGTGGTCAGTGGAGTTATTATACTGATGCTAATATTAAGACAAACAGTCCCATGAACAAGAGGATGATATAGACACAAAATGAGAAAGCAACGATCCAGCATAATCCTGAGGTAATTAAACAACTCTTTGCAAGACCGCCGCAGTATGACTGAAAAGGCAAAACACCTTTCACCAATATATTGACCAATATCATTTTCAGCAAAACTTAATCCAAAATATAGATATGATGCTATTTAGTTCTGTCATCAGATAACAGCCCCTTTCAcaggaaataaaatataagaaaggtGAAAGTTTCATGGGACGAGTTGTTCAAACAGGAGCTTGAGAGGCTCAACCTGTGTTCCTCATTCCAGCTGCAATTCCATTTATTGTGATAAGCAATGCATCTCTGAGTTTATGGTTAGCATCATCACACCTCAACCTCTTTAGCACTTCCACTTGCAGCATGTTCATAGGATTGAGATAGGGAAGTCTGCTTTCTATCAGCCTCCTCAAGCTCCGATTATTCTCAGACAGTTTTTCATGCCCACTAACAACCAGTACATACTTCTCGGCCGTCAAGAGCTCCGTCCTTAGTTTGGAACCAAGTTCTCGCCTACTCTCTGACACAAGGACTTCATCATAGTGCTTAGCTATAGGTATGTCAGCCTTCCCTAAAACCATCTCTATAAGGTCTATGGTGGACTGAAAGAAAGGCCATTCTTCATACATTGCTTTTAGATCATCAGTATGTCCCTTCTCACAAACACCCTTTAGACCAGCTCCCACTCCAAGCCAAGCCGGAAGAACGAATCTCGTTTGGGTCCATGCAAAGACCCATGGTATGGCACGAAGATGTCCAATTCCTGTTGAACTCTTTCTTCTCGTGGGACGGCTTCCTATGTTAAGGAAGCCAAGCTCAGCTTGAGGTGTAGCCTCATGGAAGTAGGCAAGGAATTCTGGATTTTCATAGACAACGCTCCGATAATTCTGGCAACTGATTTTTGAGATCTCCTCCATGAGATTACGCCATTTTTCTTCTCGAGGTGGGTGTGGGGGACGTAGGGTTGCAAGCAGCACAGCTGTTGTGTATATCTCCAGCTGTCTAACTGCCGTCTGTGGCAACCCAAACTTAGCCTGTACCATCTCCCCTTGCTCAGTTGACCGAAGGGTACCCTGCAAATTCAATATGCCGAGATGATTGTCAATATAAATCCATGGCTTAGATAAAGTCCAGTTTCAGAAGGTGTTTCTATGATTTCTTAACCACTGGACACAAGTTATTAACTTTGAGTCAGATTAAGGACTCAATTTGAAGCAAAACTTATTAGTGAAACTTAATTCAAAGTgcacaaaattgaaaaacataTCAAGTTGTAGAAGTTCTAGCTTTAAAATTCTTTTAGTTTCTTAtagttaataaaaatttgtaaggACATCAGATCCAAAAGGCAAAACTCACCACATTTAAACACGTTCCAATTTAGACAATCAAACGATGTTGGGAGAAAAATGAAGTAACCAAGCAAACTGGATTACCACGTTTTTTTATTTCACATATTTTTATctattaaaatcaaaattttgttttgaaacatTTAAAACCAAGAGATATACTACTGTTAATTggagaacaaagaacaaaaaaattacaaaaagtacCAAGATACCAATCCAATAGATTACTCACCATCACAGAGCCAGGTGGTTGGGATTGAATGGCAAGATATGTCGGGCCACCCCCACGACCAATACTCCCTCCACGCCCATGAAATAGTGTAACTTTAATACCATACTCATTGCATGCAGCCACAACATCTTCTTGAGCTTTGTACAGCTCCCATGCAGCAGTGAAACGCCCAGCATCTTTACCAGAATCAGAGTATCCAACCATAACCTGTCCACAATAACTTCCTATGCTCCTAAAAGATTATTGGGAACTAAACCACAAATTAATCCTAAAattggctttttttttattgaataccTCTTGGTGGCCATTATGGTTCTGTATGATGTGTTCCCGATACCAATCAATTGATAATAATCTCCTGATCACCGATCCTGCTGCTCTCAAGTCCTTCACGGTTTCAAATAGAGGAACCACCCGCAGCCTATCCCAAAATGTATGTAAACCTTATGAGATCAACTGTTGCAAGTATAATATAAACTGCACTTGTGGTGTGCCAAAGACATACTAAAATGTTTGAACCAACTAAGCAACACGTCATGCAAAATTATGTAGAAAATATTCTCTATATTCCTTTTTCCCTAGTAATGCAAACTGATAGCTATGTCATCCTGCTATCACTTTTCCATAGAATGATCGACTTTGGGGTGGACAAACATAGCATGCGTGTTTTGTTATATACACATTACCAAGAATGATAACATGAATGGAAATGACATATCTCGGTGAAATTCCCATCAATAATTTCATACAAAAATTAGACTAATTTCCATAACGGAATGACAAACAAAATGGTAAAATTTGTTTCCATGTGCATCCGAACATTCCGATAAAATTGTGATcagaaaaatttagaattacaaATGTAATTGAAGTGATATCAACATTGAGGAGTGTAAACTCACGTTCCACCAGGACATGGTCTTCCTAATTCCCCGCTAATAGCAAGTCTTGCATCTTTCTGTAAAAGCTCAACAGCAAGGACATCGCTTGCCTGCCAATTAGCAAACACTTGTTAATTCGGTATtgactgtgtgtgtgtgtgtgtatatatatatatatatgacagtTAAAAGAATCTTTTAGGCTTTGATTTTGAGTAAACAGATGCAATCTCAAGTCATAAAAGTAGTAGCAGTTAACCATACATTTGAAGCCATAGAAATCACATAGGCTCCAAGTGAATCACTCCCTAGCTCAGCAGCTACACGGAAGGTGTCCAGGACTTCTTTAACATCAGCAGCAACCTGGAAAGACCCAAGTGAGAGCAGTAATACAAATTTACTAAACGCAAATAATTGAAAGAGAAAAGCAAAATGCCTTGCATCAATCATTAAAACTTTCATGCTATTCTCTAATCTCAAAAGTACGAGTCGTTGAATATGAAACCAACTCCAATGTATACGAAGAAGTGAAAAGAGATCagtttttaaacaataattctGCTACAATTatcgatattttttttcttgtttcaaaAGAGAGGAGCTTGaccagtttcttttttttctttatttttccgTCCATTTAGATTCTCTTCTGCAGAATCTGTGACCAGTGAAATCCTATCTGAGCACAATACCTCAATACTGGCGGGAACAAGTGGCCTCTTCCCTTTCAGCTCCCTCGTTAAAAATTCCAGCTTCTTTCCCTCATCCCACTCACTATATGTACCCATATCCAAATATCTGGTAATTGCATCTAGTGTATCAGCATGTCTACCAGATTCCTGATAAATTGCAAAATTCAGTTAAATCAGATTTCAAAGCAAATAGTAGCTATCACCAAAAACGCAAAACATACCTGACGCAAGTCGAGTTTCATCAATACCATCCCAAAAGTAGCAACTCTTCGGATCAGGTCAGCCAGCCGACCATCAGCTAGTACCCCAGATCCACATGATTGCTGGAAAATCGATGGTTgtatatcaaaattaataaaaccacCATAAAAAGTATGCCTTCATTTAAGAGCAGCGAGGGAGGAAGGgagggagagacagagagtaCCAAAGACTCATAACACAGGAGCAGTGGTTCCAATAATTGATCTGATGTTTCATAGTAGTCCCAAGAATCATATTCGCAAGGAAGATCCTCGAGAAGAAGCTCCAGACGTCTTTGTGTCTTCATAAGCTGAAGCACAGGACATAATAATGTAATTGTATTTACTATCTCAGTGAGAAATTTAGCTTAACAGTTAGATAGAAGCTTCATCCACATGAGTCAAACAATACCTTGTCTTTTACATTGCCGATAACAATTCTATAAGGAGCAATTCCCGGGCTTTGAGAGATCCTTGGCTCCAAAAGCTTCTGGAAGCTGGACCTTCCTATCTGGGATTCTGAAAGTGCTTTCCTCTGAGCAACGAGTTGACTAGAGTTGAAAGAAGTAGACCTTGACATCACAGCTGACTGTGCAGTGCTAGAATTAGCCGAATTTCCATTTTGTAATGACAAGCGTAAATTTTGACGAAAATCCAGAAGTGAAAATTTCGAACTAGAAGGACCCTGACCATCCTAGAAAAAGAGAAACAGATAATGGAGAGACTATAAGTAATTGCTAGCTATGATTCAGAGAGCAGGAGAAAAAATCTAAGTGGCTATGCAAATGCTGTGCACAAATGTGACCATCCTAGAACTTGCTTCACCTGACGATTCAGTGGCTTGTAATCAGTGATAGGCAATGCAAGTCTGGGATACTCGGATCCACCATCATTGCATTCTGCATGAATAATAAGTTCAACAAGGGTATATCAATAATGGAAATATTGGTCTGCACTTACACTCgatgcaaaataaaaataaaaaataataaaaaaacaaattagggaaaattataCTTGGCCCCTCCAACCTACCATCCCAATTACACTTACATTTCCAAACTACTAGTCACTGCAACTCGGACCtataaattatcaaaatgtTTCAAGTTTCACCTGGTGTCAATTCCGGCCATTACTTTTGGATAGAAAACATCACacatcacaatcacatgcgCATGAGCCATTCTTCTGCCAAAAATACCCCAGTGCAACAG contains the following coding sequences:
- the LOC133870466 gene encoding phosphoenolpyruvate carboxylase 4, which produces MTDTTDDIAEEISFQSFDDDCKLLGSLLNDVLQREVGGKFMEKLERNRTLAQSACNMRTAGIEDMAELLEKQLASEISKMTLEEALTLARAFSHYLNLTGIAETHHRVRKARNGAPLSKSCDDIFNQLVQGGVPTDELYETVCKQEVEIVLTAHPTQINRRTLQYKHIRLAHLLDYNDRPDLSLEDREMLIEDLVREITSIWQTDELRRYQPTPVEEARAGLNIVEQSLWKAVPHYLRRVSNALKKHTGRPLPLTCTPIKFGSWMGGDRDGNPNVTAKVTKDVSLLSRWMAIDLYIRETDSLRFELSMNQCSDRLSKLAHEILEEETSSDVRHESWNQSLSRSQMKLHGQQAPSLPTQLPARADLPSCTECNDGGSEYPRLALPITDYKPLNRQDGQGPSSSKFSLLDFRQNLRLSLQNGNSANSSTAQSAVMSRSTSFNSSQLVAQRKALSESQIGRSSFQKLLEPRISQSPGIAPYRIVIGNVKDKLMKTQRRLELLLEDLPCEYDSWDYYETSDQLLEPLLLCYESLQSCGSGVLADGRLADLIRRVATFGMVLMKLDLRQESGRHADTLDAITRYLDMGTYSEWDEGKKLEFLTRELKGKRPLVPASIEVAADVKEVLDTFRVAAELGSDSLGAYVISMASNASDVLAVELLQKDARLAISGELGRPCPGGTLRVVPLFETVKDLRAAGSVIRRLLSIDWYREHIIQNHNGHQEVMVGYSDSGKDAGRFTAAWELYKAQEDVVAACNEYGIKVTLFHGRGGSIGRGGGPTYLAIQSQPPGSVMGTLRSTEQGEMVQAKFGLPQTAVRQLEIYTTAVLLATLRPPHPPREEKWRNLMEEISKISCQNYRSVVYENPEFLAYFHEATPQAELGFLNIGSRPTRRKSSTGIGHLRAIPWVFAWTQTRFVLPAWLGVGAGLKGVCEKGHTDDLKAMYEEWPFFQSTIDLIEMVLGKADIPIAKHYDEVLVSESRRELGSKLRTELLTAEKYVLVVSGHEKLSENNRSLRRLIESRLPYLNPMNMLQVEVLKRLRCDDANHKLRDALLITINGIAAGMRNTG